Genomic DNA from Oxyura jamaicensis isolate SHBP4307 breed ruddy duck chromosome 23, BPBGC_Ojam_1.0, whole genome shotgun sequence:
TCTGGATGCATCCCCGGCTGCAGCAGAGTGCTGGCAATCCTGTGGTCAGGTTTTCTACACTGTGTGGAGTAAAAAAAGAGGCATTCATTACTGCTGATTACATGGGTGACCGCCCACGAGTTCCAGCCCCTCTGAACTTGCAGCATCTGGAAGCCGCCCAGCCACTGCTGCCCGGTTCCGCGCGGAGCGTCTCTGCGGCTCACTGCTgcgcagagcagggcaggaaacCGCCACCTTCCTCCCAGAGCCTCGCTGCTGGCttgggcaggcagggctgagaACGGCTGCATTTGTCTGGTGCCATCGGTGCTGCTCATGTCTAACGTCAGTCTGTCTCATGTCCTCGGGAAGCCAGGCGAAAACatgggctgtggggcagggctgagAGGGCTTGGGAGCGAAAGCCAAGCAGCAGTGAGAGCCGCAGGCCCAACTTGTGAGGGAGAGCTGCCCTCAGCTCATGAGGGCAGGCGGATAAGCCCTGCCTGCCTTTTGGGGTGTGCTGGGAAGAGCCTTTTCTGCTTCAGACAGAGCTTtagcaggctgctgcaggaggctgtgctCAGGCCCTCATCGTGTTGCGTGTTGTGAAATGTTTCGACGAGCAGCGATAAGATAGAATGCAGTTGGTGAATTGCTGTTCCCTCCCTGCATTCCCTGGGCATTAGTGTGCTCGGAGGGTGACTCGTCACACTCCTCAGTGCGGAGTCTCTGCAGCAGGACTTAATGGAAAGTTTATATTATGCTCAAGACTTTGCCAGATGAGAAGCTTCAAATGACTTGTGCCAAAGCAGCTTTCCAGTGCTCGTGGAACAGATTCTGCAGTTTGGATCCCAAAGCTGGAAGGAGGGAGTCCGAGCAGGGCACGTtgctgcaggggcagcctgTCTCGGTGCATGCCAGGTGCCCTGCAGCATGCCGGTGCTCTGTGCTGAGTGGTGCCGGGGCTACAAACACCCCGTGGGGGTGTTCAGGGCTCCGGGAGGTCCCCACGGCGCCTTTGCAGAATTAAACCACTTcggccctgcagagccctgggctcCTCCCAGCAGAGCACTCATGGTTGATTTGCTGTATGGTCATAAATGGGACTTTAGCCAGTAAGCAGCTGTGGCGAGGCTCGGTGCAGACCTTTGTTTTATTGAGCAGTGTCAACACAAGCCTGGGAGATGTGAGCTCTGACATCCTTATAAGGGTAACGAGCCCGCACGGCGGGACCGGGAGGATGTGGCCTTTAAAGAGCGCCTGTGGCAATATAAAACAGCCACGTGCATGGCTATTCATATCCAAACATCCCTGCCAAATGCCAGGGCTCAGGGCTGGGTAGAATCTCTTTtggagctgggagggctggTACCAGACAGCTGATAAATGCTTCAGCATTTGGCACACAGTTTTCCTGCTGCCGGAAGATGCAAATGCATTCTGTGTGTGCAGGTCGTGGACAGAGAAGACATGGAGAGGCTGGTGGAACGGCTGGAGAAGGCTGTGGAGCGCCTGGAGACGGTGTGCCAAGGCCCCGGCATGTGTGGAGATGGCTCCTCCAAAGGTAAGGCACTGCGGGCCCGGTacccagcaggctctgcagggtTGCTGCATGAGCTGGCCATGCCCAGGGGAAGTGAGTTTGGCAGGAGATAGTGAGTGCAGCGGGGCTGTGGTTGCTGGCTGAGAGAAGAACTTCCCCTGCAGtgcttcccctgcctgctgccgcCCTCGGCAGGGTGTATGGTGCTGGTACCTACGTGATGATATCGTTGTGGTGGTACCTGCGTGGTGATATCCACACTCTGTGTCCTTCCCTGCAGGAGTGGCTCAGTACGTGCAGGCATTCGATGCCCTTCTGGCTGGCCCGGTGGCTGAGTACATGAAGATCAGCAAAGAAGTTGGTGGGGATGTGCAGAAGCACGTAAGGAatcactttcttcttcctctgtgccgaacagctgctgcctgtccttCAGGGCTGTTCAGGGCCGGGTTTGCTGTCAGTGTTTGCGTTCCTTTAGCGCTGTATTGTCGGATGTTAATAATCTGTAAGGATTCGAGACAGATGCCCAGATAACCTCCAGCAGATTGCCACCTGTGCACGCCCCTCTGAGATCTTTGGGAGTTGGGCACCTAGCTCTCTCCTAACAGACTTTGGTGTGTGCTTGTAGGCAGCCTGCGCGCTGCCCAGCCACAGCTGCTAAATTCCTGTTAGTGCTCCCTGAGGAGAGGTGTCTCCATGATGTGCTGCTGTCAGACTGAAACACAGATGACACATGCCTTCACCACCAGAAATCCAGAGGCCAGAAGAACGATCTGGCCTAGCAACGTGATCTGTGTGTGTGGAGATAATTGTGGCAGCTCTTTGCACTGCTAGGTAGCTAACGTTATCTGCTCAACGGGCTAACCCAGTGCTGGGGATCGGCACAACTGCTTCCTTGTAGATGAGGAGCAAGGGCAGCAGGAGCTTGAATGACTGTTGGTGTTAAGCTGGGTATGAGGGAAGCTCTGtcacttttctctttattctcaGGCTGAGATGGTTCACGCAGGCTTGATGAGCGAGAGGTCTGTCCTAGTGACGGCATCGCAGCatcagcagccagcagaggtAAGTCTGGGAAATCACCTCATCAGGAAACTTGAGTGCCCCTACCTGAGAGTGGGGGATGGCTGTGGTTTgagggtgtggtggttttactgtgctaggcagctgaacaccacaaccgctctcctcagatgaggaggggaagaagtaaaggaaagaacaactcacaggttgagataaggataacttaattaaaggaaaaaaataaggaaatattattaattaaacaattcaactaaaggggaaaaaaagggaaaaggggaagagggagggggaaagggaataacaaaacaagtaaaggctaggtggaagtgcagaggaaagaaattactctctacttcccacaaatgagcggtgcttgaccacgtccttgaagcagggcctcaacgcatgtcgggaggaggacagacgtttttgcaacgagagcccacccctcccctcttcttcctttttccaccttatattgctgagtgtgacatcatatggtatggaatatccctttggttggtttaggtcagctgccctggggatgttcctttctcacttttttgcccaccccctaggagggtcagagagagtcctgatgctgtgccagcactgctcagcagcagacacaacactggtgtgataccactgctgttctagctccaagtgcagagcgcagcactgtgcgggctgctgcagggaaagttaacatcccagccagacccagtcCCAGGTAATCTGGGACATTCCAGTTGCTCCAAAAGAGGAACCAGAGGAGGACTGGAGATGCTTAGATCCATGAGGCGGCACTTGCTGAAGGTGTGAACCGCTATGGGTGCTTGCCCAATGCTGGGCAGGATTCCAGAGGCTGGTTCTTAGAGCTGCAGAACTGGCATTTTCCAGCCATTAAAGCACGAGCACTCTGTGTCTGTCAGAGCAGCTTGTGAATGTCATCTCGCAGCTTCTGTCCCTCTCAAGTTCCACCTGACGCCAGCGCTGCACAATCACTGCTCCCTAAGATGCAAAGCAGACAAGAGCCTGTGTAGTGTGCTTCTCGTTCTGTGGCACTTACAGACCTTCAGGCATGAAGCTCCTAAAGCAGAATAGACACTTGTGTCTCTTGAATGGTGTCTGAATGATAGTCAGACTTCTAGCATTGATTTGTCCTTAGCAAGTAATTTAACACTGTGCCCTAGGCTGCCACCTCAGCAGGATGTGTGACCGAGACTGATTCTGAGTGTGTTGGCTTTTCCCTGCTGGGAACTGTTTCTCCATGAGCAGCAGGATCCcaccttgcttttctttgtggttATTGTCTGGCTTAGGCATGGCTTCTTACTTGATAGTGATGCTAGGCTGGAGCTTCTTAAAGCTTCTTAAAGTGTAGCCTGGCCAGTGGTCCTTGGGACCACTCTGTGTTTTCATCTGAACAGCACGAAGGATAGCAAAAAGGAAGTCAAAGCTTGAAAAGCAAGTTTTGCCCAGATTTGTCCCTCCTTGCTGCCACTGCAGGGACACTTCCTGatcttaaaggaaagaaaagtcacCTGAAAGGCATCTCTGGAAACGTGTAATTGTTTGCCCTTAGAAGACTACTAAGCACTTGCATTCATCATTCCAAGTGAACAGCACATAAACAATTCTTATCGTTCAAATATTAAAGGCTTGGATCGACTTGAGAAGTAATTTGGATCCTGCAGTCCAGCCTGATAGGTTTGTTGAGAATCTCCCGTGACTCTGCCTAATGCGGGCTGTAGGTCTTAAACTGCCTGCATAGCACCCCCCTGCTCTAAGGGTTtaagaaggagaggaaaaattTGACAAACTGTCTTAGAACAAAAGAATACAGGGAAGGCAAATGCTATTTCTGTCCTTGTTACTAACGAGGAATGTTTCTTGAATCGTACATGAGTCACAGTTCTTGGCGTACTCCCATAGTACCAACCCAGTTGGGAGCTATGACTTCagccctggaggagctgggccGTGGGACCAGCTCCTGGGGAGGGCTAGGCCTGGGCAGGAGCTGTAGCAGCAACTTGGCCCAGTTGGAGTCTTCCTCTGAATGACCATCATCCCAGCAGGGCCGCCCATGAACATGTGCAACTGCTCCAAAGCAACGCTGCTGTTCTTAATTGTTGTCCCTCTTGTTGTGCAGAATGTGTTCTCGGCACTTCTGAAACCGATTTCAGAGCAAATCCAAGCAGTGCAGAATTTCAGGGAGAAGAACCGTGGTAGCAAACTCTTCAATCACTTATCGGCAGTCAGCGAGAGCATCCCAGCACTGGGCTGGGTGGCCATGGTAAGGACTGCACTGGGAGTTGGTTTCCTTGGGCGGGTGGGAAGAGTCTGGCTCCCTGGTGAGCTCAGCCCCCTCAGCtgtgttctttcttcttcaggctCCAAAGCCTGGTCCTTATGTAAAAGAAATGACTGATGCTGCCATGTTTTATACCAACCGGATCCTTAAGGAGTACAAGGATGTGTAAGTTCACCTTTTCTCTTAAAGACATCACTGAACACAGCTACAGGGCGTGCAGGGTTCACTGCAGCATCTAACCACAGCTGCCTTGGTCTTTAATTCACCCTGCCTTTAAAGCAAGAGGAATGTATTTATAAAGCCTCAGTCAGCTGTTCACTCCTGATCCTTAGGGTCAGGATTCTTTGTGTCTATGTTCATGTTGCAGCTGGAATCTCCAGTAGCAGGTGTGTTGCTGTCCTTGCTTCAGCATTGTCTGGTGGCTGAACTGCTTCCCAGGGCAGTGAGCTTTGTCTCAGGAACAGGTCTTGTTAGGATTACCAGGTCCCTCAATTAAAATACGCTACAGTACAGAGCAGGCCTCTGGCATCCTGCCTGCAGGTGTAAGATTAATCCTGAAGCCAGAAGTCGGTGCTCAGATGTGAGACGGCTGTGCTAGTCCAGCCTGCAGTCTGAGAGAGGGAGGGATGTAAAGATCTCTTTATAGTTCGTGGGTTTTTATGGTAAATGTGCCGGCTGCCTCCTTATGATCTCCTTGTATCCTAGAGATAAAAAGCAAGTGGACTGGGTGAAAGCTTACCTGAGTATCTGGACAGAGCTGCAGGCCTATATCAAGGAGTATCACACCACGGGACTGACCTGGAGCAAAACAGTAAGTCCTAGCTGCATTTGCAGGGGCTTCTCGGGCGGGTATTGCGTGATTATTGCAGCAGACATGGAGCTTGTGCAATTGCCTTTCCTCTTGCTGGCTTCTTACAGGGTCCTGTAGCAACAGAAGGGGCTAAAGCGCCATCCGCTCCCCCCGCAGGGGCTGCGCCGCCCCCCCCAggccctcctccccctcctgctcctgcccccacGGGCTCCAACACCGACGACTCTGCCTCCCGCTCAGCGCTATTTGCCCAGATCAACCGGGGGGAAGGCATCACGTCTGGTGAGTGGTGtagcgggcagggcagggcagccaCAAGGagagtgctgctgtgctgtgggtcCTACCAGGCTGGCATTTCAGAtccttgttttgctgctgtccCTGAACATACCTGCTTCTGGGAAGTAGGCTCACAAACAAAAGACCATCTGGTCTGAGCGTGAGGCTGGGAGCCAGGAGCGGCCCTGAGGCAATTCACCAGGACAAAGGGAGCTCAGCCGAGTTGGTGTTCTCAGCCTCATCTGTCAAGGGGAGCAAGAGATTAATTGCTGTTTGGGATGGAGGGCGGGGGGCTCTTCAGCTGCATACCTGTCTCAAGTACCAAAGGTGCAGTTTCACACCTGCTCACATCTGCACAAACATCCCCTTTGTGTGCTGCCTGGCTGGCAGATCAGGACAGATGTGGCACAAAGGTGAGCTGCTTGGCTCAAGGcttcttccagctgcagagTGGAACAGCAGGGGGCCTTCTGGTTCCACAGAACATCCTCATGAATGCTTCTTCAGTGTTTCTGGCTCCCTCTTTCACTTGTCACTCGTGGCTGGGCTCAGTTTAGGCCCAAACTCAAGAATTtatctgctttctgaaaagtgTTATGCTGATTACTCATGTCTGGTGTTTGTGAAACTGTGCTATCAGTGGAGAGCTGGAGCTCAGGCTTGGTTTCTTTTGCAGGCTTAAGACATGTTTCAGATGACATGAAGACCCACAAGAATCCAGCACTGAAGAACCAAGGAGGTCCTATAAGAAGTGGACCCAAACCTTTCACTGCTCCTAAACCAGCCTGTAGTGCTAATCCTTcccaaaaaaaccctccaaaGCAACCTGCATTGCTAGAATTGGAGGGCAAAAAGTGGAGAGTGGTGAGTGCCAGGCATCAGTATGTGTGGGTTGGAGGGATGGGAGCTTACTGCAGGGAAGGGGTATCCTGAAGTCCTTGGAGGAGTGTAAGATACATTAACCTGGTGTTGTGTGCAATTAATCCCCTTTTAAAGGGGTTCCACTACCCTGCTGTGTTTATGGATGAATTGGTCTCTGTTCTAAAAAATAAAGggcattttcctctccttttcaggAAAACCAGGAGAATGCCACTAACCTGGTAATCAGCGATACAGAACTGAAGCAAGTAGCTTACGTTTTCAAGTGCACAAATAGTACACTCCAAATCAAAGGCAAGATCAACTCCATCACCCTTGGTAAGTAGAGCAACCCTGAAAACTGCTTCTCCATGCTGGTCTGTTTGCAGAAGGCTGAATCTCCGTGACCTTTTTGTGAGCTGCTCTGTCTTGTCTTTGCAGATAACTGTAAGAAGCTAGGTCTGGTGTTTGACGACGTGGTGGGCATCGTAGAGATCATAAACAGCAGGGACATTAAAGTTCAGGTGACCGTCTGTGTCCTGCTGTCTGCCTGGGGTGTGATGCTGCTCTGCACAACAGGGCTCTGGTAGCATCTACTGCTCTGAGTAGCTGAATTTCCAGAAACAGGAATATGCACCTGTGGAGAAGGCTCATGAAATGCCTTCTGTCttactgctctgcagctgagccTGCCCAGCCCTCAGGAAAAGGACTGAAAATTGTCTCAATGAGCTGCTTCAGGGATCTAAATAAAAGATCAGTCTCTatgaggcaggcagcaggatcTGACTGCCAAAGTAGGAGGCGAGCAGGAGAATGAATGTATTCTGATTCCAGTTTTGGTATCTGATTTGGGATGGGCAGCTTGCCCAGCctttcctttggttttgttcttaaaagaccaaaacaagaaataacCTTGGGTTTTTGCCAGAAGTGTGAGTACTTGAGCTCAGTGTGACTGTGGTGGGGAACAGGAGTCAGACCTCCTGCCTtaaaaaacagtgcaaaaagaaaaatgtggttGTCCACTTCCCACTGATGTTCCTCTAACTGCTGCTTTGTTCGCTGCTAGGTAATGGGTAAAGTGCCAACAATCTCCATCAACAAAACAGACGGCTGCCACGTGTACCTGAGCAAGAACTCCCTAGACTGCGAAATAGTCAGTGCCAAGTCATCGGAGATGAATGTCCTTATTCCCACGGAGGGTGGTGACTTTGTAAGTGTTGTTTTTGCACTCGGTGTGGAGGTCTGCTAGAGGAGGGGGAAGGTGTGATTCTGATTTTGAGACCCGTGGGGAATATCACAGTCACAATGAAGTCTGGAGGTTCAATTCTAGACTCAACATTTTAATCCTAGATTTGGGGGTTGTGAATAATGATTGGAAGCTAAAATCAGCAAATCAAGTTGTTTGTCTGTACACTGAGACACTTGCTGTTTGGTGAGAGTTTCCGCTTCCTCAAGATCTCTGGGGGCAGAACAGGAAGCATTTGTTGGTGCTGGAGGGGACGTGCCATAGACTTAAGAAAATAAGTGCCTGAAGCAGTGGGACTAGCTACTACTTTCAGTCACAAATGGAGATGTATGAccacagatttctgtttttaccCTCCAGACTGAATTCCCTGTCCCAGAACAGTTCAAGACGGTGTGGAACGGTCAGAAGCTGGTTACCACTGTGACGGAAATTGCTGGCTAAGCAGAACAGCTCCAAGGCTCATGCCctcccctggccctgctgtggGACAAATCTGCTTTCAGATGATTCTCTTAGATTTCTTGTACCTTTCTGCTCTCAAACTGCTTCTCTTCTACCCGAGAGACACAGCTACCTGCCGTCACTGAAATACCTCTGGCTGGGATGTGGTATAGGTGGCGGGTCAGTTATTGTCCACATCTATTAGCAGGAAGGTGtattttccccctccccttgtcTGATCTAACTGCACCAATTGATCGTGTCAGATTTTGGGTGAACTTCACAGCCAGTACTGGCAGTTGGCTTTCAGAGTGTTGTTcgggttttgttttaatttttgtattgcCTTTAAGCAAACTGTTCACGTGAGAGAGGAGTGTTGTCCCCTTTTTAACAAATACTGTTGTCTGTTGGGGTCCAGAAGTACGCAGTTGCCATTGCAAATGTCTGAAGTTCCTGGAAGCTGCTTATTCCAGCTCTACGTACTAATCAGTGGCATTACAGGACAAGGGAATGGCTTTGTTGGACCAAAGGCTGAGGACTTGGGCCATAGCATTCTACCTTGATTTCCCTTTCATCATTCCTACTAGCTCAGTGTGTTTCTGACTGTGCCATGACAGGAGGCTTTTTATTAACCAGTGCCACAGGAAGACTGCAGTGGAGTCGCTGCAGTTTTCCCCCCCGGCAGTCTGGCTGGTAGCTTGGAGCTGAGCTCTAACCTCTTCCCATGAGCCCTCCACCCTCTCAAGGGAATCTTTACCCCAGGGcttcctgctcagagcagctgaaCTCAGGTTCAGTATTCCAGGACGGTTCTGAAcctgtcccctcctgcaggGGTAAGGTCTCCATTCCAGGTCAGTAGTGCAGTATTATTGATACCCAAGTTGGATCAAGTTGGTTCATCACTCTCTTCCTCATCTGCAATCAGTCACCATTGCGTGAATCTCCTCaaccctcccttcccccttgCTTGGCTCTTTACGTTGGTGGAAGCTTGCAGCCTCTGTTCCAGGGCCCTGGAGCAGAGTGATGGATCTGCACCACAGTACTGTATTGACCCATAAAGGGAGCTGCACGTGCTTTGACCTTCATTTTTCCAATGCCTCGGGTGGCATAAGCATATTGTAAATGCATTTCCTGAGTAAAGTGTCAATGTTCTTTTTCTCTAGGAcaaaacttacaaaaaaatatgcaattttttattttaagactgtCCTGTGACTTGTACTCGTCTTCTCCTGAGgcttgtgaaaaataaaaacctttcttATGTACTTAAGATTATACGGAAGATAGAATAAAGTTAATGCCAACTTGCTCATTACAGTGTCTCCTGGTTGCTCTTCTTGGAAGCATGAGAGAACTCTGGTGGGACAGGATGCCCCTtgctgcctggccctgcctAGGCTGCTCTGAAGACGACTTGCCCCTGGGGGGAGTCCAGCCTTTCCTCAGTTCTCTTTGAATCAACTTAGCAGTAGTTGTCAAATTGCGCCTCTTTTTTTAAGTTAGATGTGAAGTTCTTTATTGATTACAGTTGTACAAAAGTGCATAAAACAAGCCATTAGTTGAAAATGGTTCAAGCTGTTAATACCCACttaatttaaaacttccttttcCCCAGAACCTCCTAAATTTGGTCTCTTTCCCCAGTCTGAAGGTAAGATTAATCTCTCTCCTCCGCATACGGCTGCGTAAGTCTATTTGTTTATCCCCCTAGGAGATGCTGCGTACTTGCACTAGTGATTTTGATTAATACTGCCATTGCTTCTGGAGAGGAACAGGCAACGGGGCCTGGGAGTGTGACTTAAACCTCTCAAGCAGCTCAGTTATTGCACTGTCACCAGCTGCCCAGCACAACCCCAGGGGGATGGAGTGCTTCAGCGGCAGTGCAGGGCACAGCCCACCCCTATCAGAATTTAGTTACATCCAGATGCAGCCCCATCCCTTGTTGCAGTGCAGCAGGTGCCACCTCTGCACCCTGTAGAAGCACAGATTAATTTACCCACCCACCCCTTCCCCAGAGTCCCTGCAGGCTTGTACACAAAGTACTCTTGCGCAGTAGCAGCTGCATTAACTACGGTGAGCCCCCCCAGGGTGCTCCCACACAgtgcctcccctcagcctcactggaggaaggggaggatggTGGTACAGAACCACTCCTCTGAGAACTGCAGGTGATCCCCATCCACCCCCAGGAACACCAGCTTTCCTGCTTTGTCCATCTCCTGCAGTCCGAGGCGGTCCTGAAAAGAGAAGCATGGGGAGAGCATCctgagggctgctgcagcccagcaccagagcagctgcagcagaagggGCTAGCAGGCTAGAGCAGCTTCCACCTCTGAGCTTAATCAAAGTTTCTCCTCAGAGAGAAACTCACTTTTGATTTACAATAAGGcttgaaaaagaagcaaagttcATTAAACACATGTGGAAAGGGATTGTGAGCCACGTGTGAAACCACCACCATAACGTCCCACTGCCAGGGACCAGCCTGGAGGGAAACAGCTCCTGGCAAGGGGAGGCCATGCCCCAGGATAAGCAGAGATGTGAGAAGCAGGACTGGGTTTTAGCGCTCCTGAAGGCCCTGAGGACACCGTGCTTGTGGAATTGAGTGGAAACTGCAGAAACCCCTCAGCTCCAGCAGAACGTACCTCTGTGTACAGTGGGGTCTCCCTCAGTGGAACCGTCTCCTTGGCTTGGCCGCTTTTGTAAAACCCAAACCACTGCCAGAGGAAACACAAGGGAACAGTTAACGAAGGGCTCCCAGAAGGCAAACAGACTTACTGACCAACCAATTC
This window encodes:
- the CAP1 gene encoding adenylyl cyclase-associated protein 1 — translated: MERLVERLEKAVERLETVCQGPGMCGDGSSKGVAQYVQAFDALLAGPVAEYMKISKEVGGDVQKHAEMVHAGLMSERSVLVTASQHQQPAENVFSALLKPISEQIQAVQNFREKNRGSKLFNHLSAVSESIPALGWVAMAPKPGPYVKEMTDAAMFYTNRILKEYKDVDKKQVDWVKAYLSIWTELQAYIKEYHTTGLTWSKTGPVATEGAKAPSAPPAGAAPPPPGPPPPPAPAPTGSNTDDSASRSALFAQINRGEGITSGLRHVSDDMKTHKNPALKNQGGPIRSGPKPFTAPKPACSANPSQKNPPKQPALLELEGKKWRVENQENATNLVISDTELKQVAYVFKCTNSTLQIKGKINSITLDNCKKLGLVFDDVVGIVEIINSRDIKVQVMGKVPTISINKTDGCHVYLSKNSLDCEIVSAKSSEMNVLIPTEGGDFTEFPVPEQFKTVWNGQKLVTTVTEIAG